From Proteus vulgaris:
GTTGAAACCGCCATGGAGGGCGATTTTATGGATCTTTTCGTGATAACGGCGCTGAAGATCAGCGCCGAACATATTCACTACCGTATGCAGTTGCATAACAATTTTATTTGCTGGTATCTAACTCAGGGAAATTTTTTACTAAGTCATCAATGGCTTTAATTTGCGCTAAGAATGGCTCTAATTTTGCTAATGGTAAAGCAGATGGGCCGTCGCAACGTGCATTATCTGGATCTGGGTGAGCTTCAAGAAATAATCCTGCAAGACCTACCGCCATACCTGCGCGTGCTAATTCAGCGACTTGCGCACGACGGCCACCCGATGCAGCACCAAATGGGTCACGACATTGTAATGAATGCGTTACGTCAAAAATAACAGGTGCGCCCTGAGAGGCTTGCATCATGACATGAAAACCTAACATATCTACAACCAAGTTATCATAGCCAAAGTTACTACCACGATCACATAAAATAACTTGGTCGTTACCGCCTTCTTTAAACTTATCGACGATATTTCCCATTTGGCCTGGGCTAACAAACTGAGGTTTTTTTACGTTAATCACAGCACCTGTTTTTGCCATTGCTTCAACAAGATCGGTTTGACGCGCTAAAAATGCAGGTAACTGAATAACGTCAACGACTTCTGATACAGGTTGAGCTTGCGCTGATTCATGAACATCCGTAATAATTTTGACACCAAAAGTCTCTTTTAACTCTTGGAAAATCTTCATTCCTTCTTCTAAACCTGGACCACGATAAGAGTGGATAGAAGAACGGTTTGCTTTATCAAAAGAAGCTTTGAATACATAAGGAATATTCAGTTTTTGAGTCACAGTGACGTAGTGCTCACAAATACGCATGGCT
This genomic window contains:
- the kdsA gene encoding 3-deoxy-8-phosphooctulonate synthase — encoded protein: MQHKVVNIGDIKVANDLPFVLFGGMNVLESRDLAMRICEHYVTVTQKLNIPYVFKASFDKANRSSIHSYRGPGLEEGMKIFQELKETFGVKIITDVHESAQAQPVSEVVDVIQLPAFLARQTDLVEAMAKTGAVINVKKPQFVSPGQMGNIVDKFKEGGNDQVILCDRGSNFGYDNLVVDMLGFHVMMQASQGAPVIFDVTHSLQCRDPFGAASGGRRAQVAELARAGMAVGLAGLFLEAHPDPDNARCDGPSALPLAKLEPFLAQIKAIDDLVKNFPELDTSK